Within the Eucalyptus grandis isolate ANBG69807.140 chromosome 1, ASM1654582v1, whole genome shotgun sequence genome, the region CCGCTCGCCCGCCACTGCCGGTTGCCTTTCATTGGTTGTCGCCGCCAAACACCACCATCACCGGCTGGCCGACGGCGGCGATCCATgcgtaaaaataaaaaaatgaataaatacaaaaaagaaattgttgcgttaccaaacacatttctattctttttctattccaatagtagaaattttgtatagttatcaaacaGGTTCTTTTATCGTAAAATTGTTCCTGAATGTAAAtataaaagaactattttttgaaaaactctTCCCGGAACAAAAGCGTTATCATGCGTAGCCATAGTCTCATAATCACACCCGTGATGCATAGACACCTAAAAGCATAGGCGGTGAGCTCTCCACCttacatttctaaaaaataaaaataaaggagtgAGCCAAAGCCTAATAGATAAAATCTCTAGATTTAAATTAGTAAATCATCTTACCACTCAACATGACATAATAATCACAAGcatttgaaacaacataattaATGCATTAGCACACACCTTACCTTCTATTCCAAATGCCTCACACAAATGCATGGCATGTAATTTCTTGATGCATTAGTATCACTTGGTGCCTCATCAATATGCAGGTACGTATGTTCATGAGCATGTATCATGCTTATGATCACTCCTCCCATAACACTCCTTGAGACATCCCGATCACACAAACGGGTATCTCGACTCCTAAAACATCCCGAAACTCCTGGGCATCCCGATCACACAAAGGGGGGGGCATCCTAACTTTGGGCATTGTCACATACTACTTATATGGACAATCACATTACACTTCATATTTAGTCATATGATGTCATGCACACATTATTAATACCACATGATTTCACGTGCATTAAGAATAGAACTAGCAATCATTTTCAACACCGGCATCCATTTTATAACCAATTTCACATGCTTACCTCTTTTTCATTATAATACTCAATAACCAATATGTTCGGCACATAATTCTGAATAGTAAATGATTGTTCCAAATCAATGAGTTTGAAGCATAAGGAAGTGTTTATGAATGAAAAGTCTGAAACATACGCAAATGATTCTAAATGGAAAGTCTTATACATAAATGAGTTATTCTAAACGGGAAAGTTCAAAACATAAGCAAATGATTTTGAACGCAAGGTCTGAACGTATGAATAGACACGGGAAGTAAGTTTGGATGTACGTTAGAATGTACAAATTAGGAGACCTGAGGATTAAGTTTTGTGCTTGAGTCTGAACATTTAAGTGAATACATCCAAGCTCAAAACATAAACATCCTCAGGTTCAAaagataatatatttttgagGTTTAGAACATAGGTATACTTAGGTTCAAAAAGCAATATTCTTAGATTCATAATGCAAATATACTTGAATGAAGAAAGTAACATTTTAAGGtttaaaatataaacatatggaagttaaaaaaaaaactattttttggtcaaaacatAAACATACTGGAGTTTGGAAAGTTCTATTTTTGGGTTTAAAATGTAAAGATATTAAGGTACAAACATAAACATACTTagtttcaaaaatattattttctagttcaaaatgtaaatatacttaggaatataaaataatattttaaagcAATCTTTTCAAGTTCAGAACATAGATAAACTAAGATATAGAAAGTATTTTTAGGTTCAAAACATAAAGATACCTAGCCTtagaaaaacaacatttttAGGTTCAAAATATAgatatttcaaattcaaaacatgaatatATTGAGGTCCATAACATGGACATACTAAGgatcaaaaataatatttttaagttCAAACGTAACTATACTAAGGTTTAGAAACATTATTTAGACTCAACAAAATATGGTTGGACAAATAGACAGATTTAACAAATGAAGGGACTCAGACTAAGTAAAAATATGATAGAATAAATGACTAGATTCTAATTTAGTATTTCCACTTACCAATTGTACCACATTTTTAGAAATCCGACCATATGCCCTCTAAAGATGTACAAGATCAACAAGACTAATATAATAATCACCATATCCATACATTATTGCACATCAAAATCACACATCTCAATCAACCAACCAAGTCCAAATTGCTTATTAGATTACGCTAACTTAATGCCTAGAGCTTTCACTTATCTCAAAAGCAACTTCAAATTAAGAATCTAAGTCACCTTTGAACAAAACAAAGACAACCAAAATTAACAAAGTTTGATTTTCAAAAACGATAAAATCTATTGGTAGAAAATAGGGGAAATCCATGATTTATCTTATCTGAATAATATCTTAAGAGTGTGTATGACATAGATGACTTATGATGATGTGCTAGGAATCCATAGGGTAAATATTATGAAAAGTtttaaactggtacacttatgactTATGATGTGTTAATATTAAATCGATAAAATCcggggcttttttttttctaaaagaagaaataattcaggatggaattgaaattagatCTAAAGTCGAAGGACTTTTTAGGAATTTAGGCCTCATGTGGGAGCGCACATCATTTTACGAAATTATCTATCGATGTCAACGTGAGCGACGCGAGCGCATCGTCGAGGTCACCATTCTCGCCATCTCCTCGTCGCTTTCCACCCGCGATTCCCACGCAGCAACGGAGGAGAAACGCCAGTCAATGGTTGaagcttcctctctctctctcttcaacgCATCATGCAATAAATTTCAAGGAAGGAGAAAAATGGGAGTTGAAGGATCCACCATCTAGCGCTTGGCTCAGTTCTGCCGCCCGAATCCCCCTCGTCCCCACGCCCATTTCTTTAATCATCTCCCTGCAGACCTTGGCGTGATCTTGCCCTTCTGAAATCATTTCTTAATTCTTGAAATTGGGTGTCTTTTTCTGGTCGACTCTTGCTCTATCTCTGCCTCGCTCCCTCCCACTCTTTTAACCATCTCTTTCCGCCTCCCGCATAAAAAGGACGAGGTGGGTACTTGCCCAATCAAGAATCGCTTCGACCCCAGTTGGCCTCTGACTCTGATTGGCCGTTTCGGGTTTTTGGGTCGTGGGGATAGCCGTGAGGCGATGAAGAGGTACAGGAACGGCGAGATTTGGGACTTCGAGCACGAAATGCCGGTGGTGGGTGGCAACGACGAGGTGGTTCTTGGGCTGGACGGCGGGACGACGTCGACGGTGTGTATCTGCATGCCCCTGCTCcgggtcgccgaccctttccccGACCCTTTGCCCGTTCTGGCCAGAGCCGTCGCGGGTTGCTCCAATCACAACAGTGTCGGGGGTAAAAATTCTCTTTCGCTGTTCGGTTGTTGCTtgagagttttctttttctttctgctCGTggatgtatttgattttttctgCTCGTTTCGCGTGCTTCGTGTATTCTTGATGTTGTGTGGTTTGGTGTGTTTGATGATACAGAAGTTTGCGAAGTTGTGTATTGTGTCGGATTGGTTTTTGTGTTCAAGCTGCATTGCGCACGACCTGGGTTGTGTTTTCGTATGGCATTTTTCCATGAGTTGGTGGAATTGGGGTGAATTGGGTTCATTTTGTCTGAGCTCTGACCTCAGAAGGGATTTACCAACTTTTTGATGCTGGTTCAATACGTCCGAATGTGGTGTCAAATAACAGAATATGACAATTGAACGATAGGCTGTTTGCAGTGAGGAGGTGTGTGGATCGTACATGTATGTCCCTCAATTCACACGTTCTTGTCAATCATGCTTGTTTCCATTAGAAAAGGCtgtttgaaatgcaaggtcctTGTTACTTTTTTGGATCAGTGGCTTCTGTTTTGTGTATTCCTCTTTCCACTATATTTATTGGGATAGGTATTCCAATTACAATGCTCATGGAGAAAGAAATGTACTCTGCTGCATATTTGCTTGTTTGATCATGTTGCTGTTGGCCTGGTGTTTTTGGTCAGGGAATTGTTTCGCATGTTTAATAATGACATAGAGCATACGTCTTCAACATCGAATTCAAGTTTTTAGCTTTCAACTGCTGCTTGAGATGAACCATATTAGAAGTATGGCCTTCAGAGAAAAAAGGGAAGTTGATATAAAGTAGACCATTGTTTGCGCCATGTAAAATTAACGATCAGAATATCTGTTGTTACGAATAGAAAATTATGCTTGATCTGAGTATGGgtttcccaaaattcaaataattatttgaaaCTAGTTGAACCCGAATAGATTGCAAATAGAAAACTGAAGCCATTGGCTACTCTAAAATTTGAGCTGACTATGTGAGTTATATGGGCAGTTAACTCTGTGCATGAGTGCATTTTCCGTATCTTTTCCACTATAGGAGTAAATTGTCCCACTGGCTGAGATGTGTCAAGTAATGGAGCAATGATAAGCTAATACACTTGAGGTAAATGATGGCAATGGCACTCTATGATAAAAGTGTTAATGGCAGCCATACTACTGAAAACTTTCTATATTCCATGCTTCAAATTTTCAGGCACCATGGACATAATTTTACTCATACTTCTCATATAAGAAGTAAAGAAACTTAATAGATGATGACACCAacagagagggagggaggcagagggagggagggaccgGTGATATTTAgaactggagagagagaaagaaggatacACCTTACAGTGTTTTGCACAAGTTCGCTGTATTTGTCTTGTATATATGTTCATTACCATTTCTAGCTGCTCTTTTTCTGCATGACTTCTGATTAAGTACAAGTCTGGAAAATTTGTGACGTCGACCATTTACATGAGAtgatttagtgatttttgtcaATCTTTCCATTTTAAAGAAGCTGCTGCAAGGGAGACACTGAGCAAGTTATGGCAGATGCTCTTGCTAAATCTGGTTCTAATCGATCAGCTGTCCGGGCAGTTTGTCTAGCCGTGTCTGGTGTTAACCATCCAACTGATCAGCAGAGAATAGTAAATTGGCTCAGGTCTGCTCTAGTAGTACATTATTTGATTACTAATTTATAAACTGTTCAGGATTAGGTTCATTTTGTTGCAGTAATTTCATTTAACTACACTTTGATGGATATTAAAACAATGCCTGACATTATAAGATTCCTCATATTATTTTGTGATGAATATAGATGCACTTGACTGAGAATGAAGGAATTGTAGTGCATGATTTCTGTCCTGACTAGGAATTCgttcttaaatttattaatacGGGGAAgctattttccattttattgacTTCCTAATTTGTTCTATTCTACTCTTTAGTTAATGTTTTAGAAGTTGTTGCATGCAAATGTTGTTTTTTCTAATTGTATATAATACTTCCAAGATCAGCATTTCTGTTTTCAATAACTATAGCAGAGAATGCTTTATACAAAGCATTGTCTTGTGCAGAAATTTCCTATCGTATCTTTTCAATTCCTGAAGCTTCATTCCCTGGGCAGCCATATATAGTTGTCTGATTTCTGTAGAAAGAAATATTATACAGGAAACAAGAACGCAAATGTTCCTACGAATTTCATTTTGTCAACACTTCAATTTATCATGCATGTGTCTTGCGCTTTGAAACCATTAAGAAAGAGAGGAGTTTCTTAAGACCtgaataaagaaacaaaagtgaggaaaaaaaaaaaagacatgaaaAGAAATAGAGGAATGAAAGAGTTTCAATGCAGATTGCGATTTGTGAATGCTCCGATACAGTAGAGAGACCATGCGACTCTGTTAGCTCTCTTAAGAATCCGTATTTCTTCTGTCCAAAAATGAGACATATTGTATAAATTAGGTGGTTCTCATTCAGTTGATTTAAGTGCACAACTTCTTTCACTGAGTGGTGTACTTACATACGGCTACTTAAAGTTTCATGATGCTTTAGCATCGTCTTACACTTGTTAATAGGATTGAAATATTTGCAGGGAGATGTTCCCGAGCTATGTTAGGCTCTATGTTCAAAATGATGCTGTCGCAGCTCTGGCGAGTGGAACCCTGGGAAAGCTTCATGGATGTGTTTTAATTGCTGGTACTGGCACCATCGCTTATGGATTTACAGAAGATGGAAGAGAAGCTCGGGCTGCTGGTGCGGGCCCCACCTTAGGTGACTGGGGAAGGTATATGCATCATTTTCTATAATTCCAATTCCATGGGGCTAGAAGTTTGCTCTACATTTCCAATGTATTTCCTGCATGCATGTTATGTGTGTTCTTTTTTAGGCAAGAGATTATGGCCTTTGACTAAATTTTAGAGTTAAAACATATCATGGTCCTTTATCACCCTTAGATGTGCCTCATTGTTAGAGTTTAATAGTTTGATTTTCTAAGGGGTAATGACGTGGGTGATCATCAAACTTCTCTTTGATGTTCAATGTGGTCTTCAtgctttttttcaatttgttcactaaaattttttaaaagttatctTGATGTAGTCCTTCCGCTAAGTGTATTGTCATATTATGTGCGTTTTTCTATGTGTATTGCCATGTTAGCGTTTGCCCAGCCAAAGTAATAATGTGGACTACCACTTCGTAGTCCCAAGTCAACaaatcttttttgttctttttttgggtcaaaataaGGAGAGATAAATGACATGGAAGACCTATGTAAGCCACATGGATGCCAGTATGGCAAATCTAACATCAAGTTAACAAAAATTATGTTTACGTAAACTAATGGTTTTATAATTTTCAACCGTAGGAATACATCAAGTGGATCGTTGGAAATTCAAGAACTAGattgaacaaaagaaatggTTCAATAAACCTCATTGAATGTTGAAGACAAGTTCATGAACCACCCATGTCATTATTCCATTTTGATATGACTTGAAGCATTTTAGTACCTTTAATAAGCTTAATTGGTAATTGCTTATGAAT harbors:
- the LOC120288963 gene encoding LOW QUALITY PROTEIN: N-acetyl-D-glucosamine kinase-like (The sequence of the model RefSeq protein was modified relative to this genomic sequence to represent the inferred CDS: inserted 1 base in 1 codon) translates to MKRYRNGEIWDFEHEMPVVGGNDEVVLGLDGGTTSTVCICMPLLRVADPFPDPLPVLARAVAGCSNHNSVGEAAARETXEQVMADALAKSGSNRSAVRAVCLAVSGVNHPTDQQRIVNWLREMFPSYVRLYVQNDAVAALASGTLGKLHGCVLIAGTGTIAYGFTEDGREARAAGAGPTLGDWGSGYGIAAQALTAVIRAYDGRGPETNLTSSILEKIGLSSPDELIGWTYADPSWARIAALVPVVVSCAEAGDEVANRILVESVQELALSVKAVVERLRLCGEDGKDSFPLVMVGGVLEAKKRWDIGKEVINCISKEFPGVFPIRPKVEPAVGAALLARNFYMKEFCKEL